A segment of the Marinobacter arenosus genome:
GCCGTCCATATCTTGGTCGGTGACCGGGATGGCCATCAACGGACCGGCAGGCTCTTCGCGGTTCACGTTAATGTCGGTGGGCTTCACATCAGCGCCCTCGTAGATGTAGGCAGAGCCTTCGTAGTTCGTCGAACAATCGGCCCGGTCGGCATCGTTTGCGCGAGCCTGGCTCAGGGTCACGTAATCGACATCACCAGTGATCGAGCCCACTTCCAGGTTGTTCACCAGGCGCAGGGACGGCTTCAGCAGGTAGTCCGCCAGAGACTCGCCCTGTGGGTTCACAATGGATTTGCGGACGTCGAAGTCGATGGTGAAATCGGTGGTGGTGTCTGCCGCCACCAGGAAGTCACCCTTGAGCTTCAGGCCACTCTGCTCGCCGGAAGGCACGGCCAGGGACTTCTCGATGCCTGGCTCGTCTTCAAGTTCGACGAAGGAATTCTCGGTGTCCACCAGCAGGCGAAGTTCGCTGTAGGGGCCCGCTGGCACTTCTTCATCGGTAATGAGCGGCTCGCTCATGCCACCTTGCAGGTCCAGAAGGTCCCAGGTCTTGGCCTCGTCGAAACTGAATTCGACCCATTCGCCATTTTCGGGTTTCAGAGAAATTCCGGTAAACGCCACGGTTACGCTGGAAAACTCCATGGCCGGCGCGTCGGTTACATCAAAGGAAACGGTACCGGTTGAACCTGACCCATCGCTACCACCGCCGCATGCGGCAATGCCTGCAGCCAGAGCTGAGACGGTGAAAAAACGGATGGAACGCTTCATATAAACCCCCTTGGTTTATGGCTTTGTAAATAGCTGAAAAATAGCTATGTGACGTCACTATCACGTTCGCGGAATCCTTAGAGTTCCGCAATTTTTGTTAACGTTTCCTCATGCTGTGGTCATGAAATCGGTTCCCGGATGCCCGGTTGAATGCAGCGGCGAAGCAACTGTTATAAACTGCTGGGCCGATCAGGAACCACTTAGGTAGTACCGGTTTTGGCCCTAATTCCTTTCAGGCTTTCTAAGACCCGGCGTTTCGAAGCGCTTGTGCAGCCCCATCTGGAGGTGATGTATCGGTTCGCCTATCGTTTGGCGGGCCAGCAGCAGGATGCGGAGGACCTTGTTCAGGATGTAGTGGTGAAGCTTTACCCCAGGCTCGAGGAGCTGGAGTCGGTGGAGCAGCTCCGGCCGTGGCTCAACCGCGTGTTGTACCGCCAGTTTATTGATCAGGTCCGGCGGAAGGGGCGGCAGGGTGACCGCCCATTGAGCGAGTTGATTGATGGCGAAAGCCATGCGGATTGGCTGGATAGCCTGGAATCGGACGAGCAGGGCCCGGAGTCCCTGTTGGAGCAGGAGCGTCTGGGGCCGGCACTGGATCGGGTTCTGGAAACCCTGGATCCGGACCAGCGTACCCTGGTGCTGTTGCACGACGTGGACGGCTGGCGCCAGGAGGATATCGCCGAAGTGCTCGAGATTCCCCTGGGGACGGTGAAATCCCGCTTGCATCGATGCCGCGCCACGCTGCGAAAAAAATTGCAGCGGGAGCTGGAACCAATCCCCGGGTCCGGGCGTGTAGGTGAGTGAGGTAATGACTATGATCTGTCGGGAA
Coding sequences within it:
- a CDS encoding RNA polymerase sigma factor; the protein is MQPHLEVMYRFAYRLAGQQQDAEDLVQDVVVKLYPRLEELESVEQLRPWLNRVLYRQFIDQVRRKGRQGDRPLSELIDGESHADWLDSLESDEQGPESLLEQERLGPALDRVLETLDPDQRTLVLLHDVDGWRQEDIAEVLEIPLGTVKSRLHRCRATLRKKLQRELEPIPGSGRVGE
- a CDS encoding DUF4382 domain-containing protein — its product is MKRSIRFFTVSALAAGIAACGGGSDGSGSTGTVSFDVTDAPAMEFSSVTVAFTGISLKPENGEWVEFSFDEAKTWDLLDLQGGMSEPLITDEEVPAGPYSELRLLVDTENSFVELEDEPGIEKSLAVPSGEQSGLKLKGDFLVAADTTTDFTIDFDVRKSIVNPQGESLADYLLKPSLRLVNNLEVGSITGDVDYVTLSQARANDADRADCSTNYEGSAYIYEGADVKPTDINVNREEPAGPLMAIPVTDQDMDGIYSYTAAFLPAGEYTVSYSCQLDDNETDEALEFDGTQNVTVVANAETEAELIPLAP